The genomic stretch GGAGGGTTATGGCAAAGCAAGGAGTTCATGGCCCCAAGCCAAAATTCCTGGTTGGGAACCTCAAAGACAGCGCTGCCCTCGTCACCAGCTCGACTTCTTCTGACATGGAATCGATCAGCCATGACATCGTTGGCCGTCTGATGCCTCATTATGTCCTCTGGTCCAAACTCTACGGTACTCCAATCTCCTCtcccgccctctctctctctctctctctctcgttcatgGAGGTATGCATCATCTTGTCTGACGAAGGTTTGGGTCGCCGGCGAGTGCATGTACAGGGAGGACATTCATATACTGGTACGGCAGTGAGCCGCGGTTGTGCCTGACGGATCCTGACATCATCAGGGAGCTCCTCTCCTCCAAATATGTGCAGGTCTCTGGCAAGTCCTGGACCCAGCGGCAAGGGTCGAAGCACTTCATTGGGCAGGGTCTGTTGATGGCTAATGGCAGCAACTGGAACCACCAACGTCACGTCGTCGCCCCGGCCTTCATGGCAGACAAGCTAAAGGTACGCATATCACTACAAACATCCTGCGCATCGTTTTGGATAGACGACAACTGTCGGTCTCAACGAAAAAATATGATGGCATTATCACCAGACTCGTGTTGGGTACATGGTGGACTGCACTAATAGACTCATCACATCTCTGCGCGATGCTGTCGGGTCCGGCAACGATGAGGTGGAGATCGGAGCCTACCTGACTCGGCTAACCGGAGATATCATCGCCGGCACCGAGTTCGGCAGCAGCTACGAGAATGGAAGGCAGATATTCCAGCTCCTTGAGCAACTGCAAAACCTCACGGCTCGAACCAGCCGCTACATTTGGATTCCAGGTAACAGGTGAGTCTCGTTTCACGTACTCTTTGATGCATTCATTCCTCTTCACGTCCCTCCATCTCCGACATGTCGATCTATCACTGTCTGCAACTCCAGTTGGCTTTTTGATTCTGGCAACTGGCATCCACATCGAACAGCAGACTCGCATTGTTTATTCCGGTCTTTGAGCCTAATGTTTGATTGTTTGCAGGTTCTTTCCTAGTAAGTTCTCCAGGGAGATCAAGGAGTTGAACAGGAAAGTGGGGAAACTGCTGATGGACTCCATTCAGAGCCGCAGAGATGTCGCCGAGATCGGAAGGAGCTCGTCGTATGGCAATGGCCTGCTCGCGACGCTGTTAGCTGAGACCCAGAAGAGGACTAATGGGTTTAGCTACAGCCTCCAATTAGTGATCGACGAATGCAAGACCTTTTTCTTCGCAGGACATGAGACTTCGGCTCTACTCCTTACCTGGGCCATGATGCTCCTCGCGACGAATCCGGCATGGCAGGAGAAGGCCCGTGCTGAGGTAGCTCAAGTTTGCGGCGACGACCCTCCATCGTGGGAACATCTTCCCAAGCTCACCGTGGTAAGCAATTCACCCACCTGGATCAGGAAGCCCTTGCAAAGATCAATACGTTTGGGCTTACATTGCATCTGCTTCTGCGTCCGTCGCAGCTGAACATGATAATTAACGAGACGCTGAGGCTGTATCCGCCGGCGAGCCTTCTGCCACGGATGGCATTCGAGGACATCAAGCTGGGCGACCTTCACATTCCAAAGGGCCTGTCGCTTTGGATCCCGGTGCTGGCGATCCACCATGACGAGGAAATATGGGGCAGGGATGCGCATGAGTTTAAGCCGGAGAGGTTCGCCGGAAAATCCTTTTCTATAAACCGATACTTCCTGCCCTTCGCTTCGGGGCCCCGAAACTGTGTGGGTCAGACCTACGCCATGATGGAGGCCAAGATAGTCTTGGCCATGCTCCTCTCCAGCTTCAGCTTCACCATCTCTAAGAACTACCGGCACGCGCCGATCAACGTCCTCACATTGAGGCCCAAGCATGGCGTTCCCATTCACCTGACACCCCTCAAGCCATAGCAAATCTTGCGAAGAGAATGTAAAGCAATATGAGTTCCATGCAATACAAACTCGCCTAATAAGATTAGGTTAGATCGTCAGTTGTGCATTTTGAAGCACATCTGATAAGAACGATCAAGTTTTCTTCATCCATTTTGAGATGTTTGATATGTCTCTGAAATGAATATTCGATATGCTTTCCAAAAGTAAAAAGAAATtgcaatgctctctctctctctctctctctctctctctctctctctctctccattaaaCAATGCGGAAGGCAATGCAGTTAGGGACAGAGAAGAGTGGATAAGCCCCATAAAGCTGTAAAGAAATAGCTGAGCTGCATGTGAGACATCTTCTGATGCACAACACAACGTTTATTATATTCTCCCACGACATGTTAAAATTAGTGTCAAGTACTCAGCTTTGACTTAAAATATGGAAGGCTGCATAACAACGTCCTCAGGTTTACTGCACTCTCAGTATCTTTATGGCTGCAAATCCGCTCAACCAACAGTCCTTTCCACCCAATTTAGTGATTCTACTAGCAACCATTTGTCAGATCGTTCAGAGTCAACGCAAGAAATCTTACTGTCTCTTCAGGTAAAGTCAATTTTCTTTTACCAGTAAGCAGTTCCCCATGTCTCTCTGCTTCTGACTATAGCAGTCAAGTGTTCTCCATCAGCTCCATCAATCTCTCTGCTTTTGACTTTTGCAGTCAAGTCTTCTCCATCTAACTCTCTGCTTTTGACGAACGTCAACGCAACAATTGTGAGGATCAAAATGCTACATATTATGCACAAGCAGGAGAGTCAAAATGAGTGCAATGCCAAGTAAGAAGTCGAACCCAATCGACCCCGTTCATAGTACTTGCATCATCTAATAAGTGGGCAACTTGTTGGCATCCGCAGGCATAAAACACGGAACTAATAGCTGTGACTTTATGCAATACATACAGATCTGAACAAGCTGTAGAAACACTCAGCATAGAAATTATTATCCTCGACTCACATCATCCGTGCTGCATGCATGTTTACTCTCCTGGAGCTGTAGCTTGTACCAAAAAGAAATCCAAAACAATTCCGGGATTGATTCCATCGTTGGATTTGATGAATACTTAAGTAGCAGTCAAACCAAGGGATAGTGTAAGCTTAGGGTGGCATAGATTCTTGTGGGCTTGCACAGAGAAGGCCACAGTATTGATGAAGGTGGAGATGTGATGATGGCCAATCAAGAGATATgattctttgggggggaaaggaaAGGAATGGGGAGCCGGAGATGGTATGTGAACTGGCCACCACGCACTCACTCTTACATTATTCTCGATCTACATTGGCCTGTGAGGTTAATTATTGTGATAAGGACAGAGGAAGACATACCATTATAATGATTAGAAGGCAACGAGCTCATCATCAATGCTTTCTTTTGCACGAGTGGGTGGGCGAAGTGTGATCAAAAGGGAGAGGCAATATACAAGTGAAGGATCGCGATGCCTCGTGCACCAAAAGGTTCCTCCGGAGGGCTTTTGCCAACACCCATTGCGCAAGCTATGGGTGCCAAACAGTGGATGGACACGCACTGCCTACTGCTAGAAAACAGGCAGGCAGGCATGCACATAGATTGCAGAAGCCATTGTTTAGTACTCTTCTTCACTCGAGGAGAGAGACACACACACTTCTGCTCTCCATTTCCTCTTTGCCTTTTCTACTGCAGATGGCCTTCACCTCCTTCCACTCCTTTTGGTAGAACTCAAAAAActacaatatataaatatatgatatatattaatCGAAGAGTGAGCAAGAAATAATGCCTTATTAAGCACTATTTTATCAACTTAAGATTCGAAAAGACGATTAAACTTTGAAGGAATGATTATACGTAAATTCTCTTTATATGTGATGTAGATAGCTAAGGTGTGTAATCTTATTTTTTGACTTTTGATCAGAACTAATCTGATTTGAAACCTATGGATACTGAAGTGGCCTATGAAAAATTCATAGTGTTCTTCCCTTTGAGAAAAGGAATGGTCAGAACGAGTCAGGTAACTTTTTGTTTTACTTTTGAGCCCAGTGAATCGAGTCAACATGACTAAATAATTGGATCTCACGTTTGCACTGATTTGGGATGGGAATTTTATTgagattttatgaatcaagatcttgaagAGGAATACTTAGTTAAAGAAGTATGATGATTGAGAATCTTTTGTTCATATGACTTGAAATAAAAGAATTAGGAGGATCAATTACCAACAAAATCACAGCAGCAAACTCATTGGAAATGCAAGATATTTTATCAGATCTCATGATGCAAACTGAATATTTCTTGGAATGATCACCAAAAGAACTATCCATCCTAAAGTATAAACATTTTATTTATCTCCTTTTTCCAAGAAACAAATCTGGACAATTGTCAttggttttgataattaatttattaacttCATAAACCCATATTATTAGGTCAAAATACTTGGTTTTGGATTAATGATGATAAATCTACTCTAATTTGATCTACTTTATTCTTAGTCGTAAATATTTTATCTACTTCAGATTTCTCATAAAATTCTAAAACCTTACTAACTCTATACAATAATGTGTTTGCACCTCGGGGGGTTGATTCtaatatcatttgtcatgattcatTTCTGATGATTTAATTTACTCATTGATTTAACATACGAGTGTTAAATAATtaagaattaataaaaaaaaaatctatgttgTTAAGATGGATATATCAATatactacgaaaaataaaaaataaattattttttatttataagcaATCGTGTGATAAGATGATACgaggagagagagatatatatataagaagatgTAAAAGGACTTTAAAAGAaactataaattaatatttaaataatttaaatttaattaaatatataattttttagccAACTCTAAAACTTAAGGTTGTGTTGTTAATATAATTATTGATTTGACATGCCAAAAAATATATGACCTAAATTTATTTGAACATCAGCTATGAATCATCAAAATAATATAGATTAACGTAATTGGTCTCTCATGTCCTTcgcatttaataataataataataataagagaatCATTCATATAAACCAAAACAGTCGATCACTGTATTAGAGTTCCTCCAAAGAAAACATCATCAATCCCAGTGTTGACACTTCAAAATCTAATAGTAAAAGACCTGTCGCGATTTGAACTAACCAATCTCCATGAGACTAAAACCTGAGTGTCACAGTGCCTTCACGAAACAAACACAATCGATCTCAGGGTGGTCACTTTCAGATCCTGCATGATAAGCCCGCGAGAATCTGGTCGTCCACCTGCCCAGTGGTGATGCAAGTCACTCCGCAATGAACTCGAAAGAAGACATAGACACTGTCAAAGGAAGCTTCCCAAAGAGAGGGAAACAACAAGTGCTGCTACAGCAATGCCTACGAGAGGTACCCTCACGTGCGACATTGACTTCACAAGGTGCAGTCCTTATCTGTTCCTCCATCATGGTTTGGAGGACATGAGAGAGCTGAGGAGCTTCTTCACTTGTTCTTCTGCTATTCTTTCATTCTTGCCATTGGAAGGCCAATATACTTGATTGATTGGTGGCTTGTGGCCACTCCACCACGGAGGGTTTGACGAGAGATGCTGCTTAGAGGTTTATGATGCCCATCCCAATCCTTTGTTATCTCGAGTTTGACTTGTGTTagcttctttctctttctcctacGCCCATCCATTGTGTCAAGCTGGTGATGTCTGCTGCTCACTTCACATGAAGCCTGTCTCTGTCCGACAATGAGATCGAGTAGTATGTGTTGGAGCAGTATATATCGAAATTTATTATGAAAACCAACATAATTatacagaaaaataaaaaaaaatcatgtgcaCGAATCATCTAATGAACCTTTAAATTATATAGTAAATggataaaattcaagaaaaaaatctgAAGAATTCGACTTGTATTATCTTTCTTACGAGCATGATTATGAAGTGACTCGATTTTGTTTCCTCCAGTAAatcaaatgataaaataaaattaaacataaAAGAAGAGGCATATTTTTATTCATCTCAACTAAGGTTATTTAGAACTCTATTTATAGAACTTGAAAAATATCTTAAATCCACATATTAAAAGATTATACATTTTTCATTAAGGTAATTGTTTTAGAATTTCTCCAACTAGAATTATGATTGAAAAATATATCATAGttatgtttaaaaaaatatcaaaattatgatttgaattacCGATATAAATAAGAGAAGATGATTGaaccacacatattatctttcttGTTCAAGTCATATatagctttatatatatatatatatatatatatatatatattgagattgATAATTATCTTGAGATTTCCAAAGCTCACGGAAAAGAAATCATAGTATGACAAAAATTtagaaattaagatttattttttctataaatatattttaagatGTGATTAGTACTTTGAGTATCCTTGAATTCTCTATAGGGGGTGTCTAGAGAGGGTGCTCTCTGAGATTTCTAAAGAGAATAGaggaaaatattattattttttttataaattaatgtaAGAGGATATATATAAGGGTGGAGAAAACGATATTGTAATTGATCTCACAcgattaataatttatttttttcatgaataCATAGAAAAATCTCGAATTACATTAATCTTGAATCGTCTTTATAGCATGCACTTTATTTAGTTGATCAATTTCTCTTCTGATTTTTAAAGAATAAATCAAGATACAAAGTTAACTCTCTAACCTATTTAAATCAGATTCAAATATTTTCTTATTGGATTTGAGATAGTTGGGTTCAAATTCAAATGCAAATTTGTGTGTGTTACTTATTTCTCCAATTAGTGGTGCAATTATATTCGAACAAGTCACCAAACGAAAGTACCAATGAAGACAAACCTCACTACATCCTGTGAGAACTCATGTGTCAATGGGTGAGTAGGTCTACAGTCACATTAACCTAACCCATTAAATGTGTCATAATGGGATCTAACCAGTGTCTAAAAGATTTAAAACTATATACTTTTTATTCATCATTGCGTCTCTTAATTAATCTAAATTATATCTTGTATATAAACGGTATAAATATTGTATATAAACAATAATAACACTTTTAGTCTCGCTAGTATTATTCTAAGCCAACCTTTAATATCAATTTAAAATGAAGAAAAGAAATCACCCAATAATTTAAGTTAAtctaaatccaaattcaaatctCCCAATCATCTATTCTAACATTGTTTTACGAATAATATATAATGTATTATCCGTGAAAAGATAGTATCACATATTTACATATGTTTAGTGTTTTTTTAATATCGAGATATAAGCATGATCGATAGATACTTACAATGTAACTGATACCTTGATGCTATATGATCGACACACTAAGACGATGTTGCTCGTCATATTTATGATTATTGTAAGTTCTTTGGATTCGATGTAATATGATTCTATTAGTGATATTAAGGTACGTCTTTGTGTGTTTCGTCCTCTCTATAACACAAATTCAAATACACTAAAATGCTAGTTGATATCTCGTAACTAATACTAACTTAAGTTTGACATCTTATAGATCGAgagaatttgaataattttttttgttaaaaataaataataggaTATCGGTTGGCTTCGAGTCAGCATCGGAATTGGACAGCTAAAATTGGCATTAACACTTTTAAACATCAAAGCCATATAAACATCAACAACATAATTAGGCATGGAATTAAGGCATTAAATCGGCTACGGTGGCCCATCATCACTCAATGATGAACACATAGGGTGGGGAAGCAGCTCGAAGGCAGGGGAACATAGGTTCGTGGGGGGTGCGAAGAAGGCTTACTATTAGATTTATAGTCGGCCTGCATGCAATGAAGATACCGAGTTGTGCGTCCTGAGAATTGAATGCGAGCTCAGTTAGATTCTCCCCATTCGAATGCTTTGAAGCCATATCGCGAAAACGCCATTATCATACCAGCTCAGGCCATCACAATGCATTCATAACATCAACCAGACGTGGTACAGTAACATGCCATGCCACTGTTCTGTCGTACCCCCAACACAGAATATTAAAGACGCCATGAAGACTGGCCGAGGACACTGTAGATATGAcataaaga from Musa acuminata AAA Group cultivar baxijiao chromosome BXJ1-3, Cavendish_Baxijiao_AAA, whole genome shotgun sequence encodes the following:
- the LOC135618347 gene encoding cytokinin hydroxylase-like — protein: MGVILLITGLVLLIFILRAAWVTFSWYYWIPRRIRRVMAKQGVHGPKPKFLVGNLKDSAALVTSSTSSDMESISHDIVGRLMPHYVLWSKLYGRTFIYWYGSEPRLCLTDPDIIRELLSSKYVQVSGKSWTQRQGSKHFIGQGLLMANGSNWNHQRHVVAPAFMADKLKTRVGYMVDCTNRLITSLRDAVGSGNDEVEIGAYLTRLTGDIIAGTEFGSSYENGRQIFQLLEQLQNLTARTSRYIWIPGNRFFPSKFSREIKELNRKVGKLLMDSIQSRRDVAEIGRSSSYGNGLLATLLAETQKRTNGFSYSLQLVIDECKTFFFAGHETSALLLTWAMMLLATNPAWQEKARAEVAQVCGDDPPSWEHLPKLTVLNMIINETLRLYPPASLLPRMAFEDIKLGDLHIPKGLSLWIPVLAIHHDEEIWGRDAHEFKPERFAGKSFSINRYFLPFASGPRNCVGQTYAMMEAKIVLAMLLSSFSFTISKNYRHAPINVLTLRPKHGVPIHLTPLKP